In Oreochromis aureus strain Israel breed Guangdong linkage group 15, ZZ_aureus, whole genome shotgun sequence, a single genomic region encodes these proteins:
- the tatdn3 gene encoding putative deoxyribonuclease tatdn3: MENGFVDCHCHISAHEFEEDFEDVILRTREAGVKTLVAVTEEVGEFARVLQLQESYPDLVAPCFGIHPLQAAEGPQQRSVKPQDLDAALPHFYNHKERLVAVGEIGLDFTPWCAPTQQDRDDQVIVFIKQLNIAKELDLPVNVHSRSAARVTIETMKEQGISRALLHNFAGKPSVALEGVKAGYLFSFPPAVCRSKQRYKLIKQIPLEHICLETDSPALGLHQHVRNEPANIILPCRYIADVKGLPPETVRLVTAHNAYRLFPKAKTR, translated from the exons ATGGAGAATGGCTTCGTTGATTGTCACTGTCATATCTCGGCTCATGAGTTTGAAGAG GATTTCGAGGATGTGATCCTGAGGACGAGGGAG GCTGGTGTAAAGACTCTGGTTGCAGTTACAGAAGAAGTCGGAGAGTTTGCCCGAGTTCTCCAGCTGCAGGAAAG ctATCCAGATCTCGTGGCTCCGTGTTTTGGCATCCATCCACTGCAGGCTGCCGAGGGGCCTCAGCAGCGCAGTGTGAAACCTCAG GATCTGGATGCCGCCCTTCCACACTTCTATAACCACAAAGAACGCCTCGTCGCTGTTGGAGAG ATTGGTTTAGACTTCACTCCCTGGTGCGCCCCGACTCAGCAGGACAGAGATGACCAAGTGATCGTCTTCATCAAACAGCTCAACATCGCCAAGGAGCTGGACTTACCTGT GAACGTCCACTCCAGATCAGCTGCTAGGGTCACGATTGAGACCATGAAGGAACAAG gCATCAGCCGAGCTCTGCTTCATAACTTTGCGGGGAAGCCATCGGTCGCTCTGGAAGGTGTGAAGGCGGGCTACCTCTTCTCTTTTCCCCCTGCTGTCTGCAGAAGCAAACAG AGATACAAGTTAATCAAGCAGATCCCGTTGGAGCACATTTGTCTTGAGACAGACTCTCCTGCCCTCGGGCTTCACCAGCAT GTGAGGAATGAGCCCGCCAACATCATCCTACCATGTCGCTACATCGCCGATGTCAAAGGTCTCCCTCCAGAAACTGTTCGGCTGGTCACCGCACACAACGCATACAGACTCTTCCCCAAAGCTAAAACACGCTGA
- the LOC116329556 gene encoding spermatogenesis-associated protein 45-like has translation MSGYEERALLELNQSRETWCQVEMDPRQGWERSQRRHYRSHLKTSPVLLTALTGRPQRREACTQRPAPVKLPERRHFEEGYKTHLV, from the exons ATGTCCGGGTATGAGGAGCGGGCTCTGCTCGAGCTGAATCAGAGCAGGGAGACGTGGTGTCAGGTGGAGATGGACCCCCGGCAGGGCTGGGAGAGATCCCAGAGGAGACATTACCGGAGTCACTTGAAGACCAGCCCGGTTCTCCTTACAGCTCTGACCGGCAGACCGCAGCGCAGAGAGGCCTGCACCCAGCGGCCTGCCCCCGTCAAGCTCCCCGAGAGAAGGCACTTCGAGGAGGGCT ACAAAACTCACCTGGTCTAG